Proteins encoded together in one Mycobacterium sp. MS1601 window:
- a CDS encoding bifunctional nitrate reductase/sulfite reductase flavoprotein subunit alpha: MSTRTACSYCGVGCGISVQTRLDSATGMPVIAKVSGDKLHPTNFGRLCTKGATHAEMMAATDGRLSTALVRPARGEEPVPAPVDDAVAEAANRMRAILDEHGPDAVALYVSGQMSIEAQYLATKLAKGYLRTIHIESNSRLCMASAGTGFKQSLGSDGPPGSYTDFDTTNLFFVIGSNMADCHPILFLRMADRLKAGAKLIVVDPRRTTTAERADLYLAIKPGTDLALLNGILALLVENGAIDQGFIDQHTQGWDSMPELLADYAPARVAELTGLAEADIRRAAAMIAEAGDWVSCWTMGLNQSTHGTWNTNAICNLHLATGAICRPGSGPMSLTGQPNAMGGREMGYMGPGLPGQRAVLNADDREFVEQQWELAPGTIRTDVGPGTIAMFEQMAAGDIKACWVICTNPVATVANRSTVIDGLEAAELVITQDAYLDTATNRYADVVLPATLWSESDAVIVNSDRNLTLLQQACEPYGAARPDWQLICDVATALGFGAAFDFKSSEEVFNEIRRFWNPKTGYDLRGASYARLRETPLQWPLAPEGPDRNPIRYLNDGVSQHLYVDDAGVTPRLAFATPSRRALFHPRPHMDPAEMPDAEYPLVLNTGRLQHQWHTMTKTGRVAKLNKLNPGPFVEINPADATGVTDGQPIELSSRRGRVVLPAVVTDRVRPGNVWVPFHWNDVHGEDLTVNALTNDAVDADSLQPEFKVCAVSMAPVAQPAHPMAPEFTEDENLYVTAFFAGIPGGAPGVPVLPVDAPVRREVRLWVDGLLAGAHSRLTETSADMATGPLVLWASQTGNAEEFAARVAQQAGAQLQNMNNCTLDDLTSGREIIIVTSTFGDGGPPDNGADFWDRLDSPQAPKLDGVRYAVLGIGDRAYDSFCGHAKSLDARLADLGAVKILDRAEVEAYDEEPMTTWADTVTALVSDKPASTPTPRPAQPFTRNRPVLAPLVRNNRLTPEGSVKEVRQFGFDLSGHGVSYAAGDSLGVVPRNSDIAVRTWLTATGLDARTTVTVDGVETSLGDALTTSYDICRVTPGLLDFVGAPRKLDSWLDNRNGLDVVREFRVSAAPEQWQEALVRLTPRQYSISSSPLVSPHEVQLTVSVLRYQDGLRGGVASTFLADLCGGTPVPVFLQQSPHFRPPADSTTPMIMVGPGTGIAPFRAFLQERRALGHTGGNWLFFGDQHRAQNFYYRDDLEDMVADGLLNHLDLAFSRDQAKRIYVQHKMFDQGAQVWRWLEDGAHFYVCGDASRMAKDVDDTLIQIIKAHGRMSDDNAREYKRQLVADKRYVRDVY, encoded by the coding sequence CTGAGCACACGCACTGCCTGTTCCTATTGCGGGGTCGGGTGCGGGATCTCGGTGCAGACCCGCCTCGACTCCGCTACCGGTATGCCGGTGATCGCCAAGGTCAGTGGAGACAAGCTGCACCCCACCAACTTCGGCAGACTGTGCACCAAGGGCGCCACCCATGCCGAGATGATGGCCGCCACCGACGGGCGGCTGTCTACGGCCCTGGTGCGGCCGGCCCGTGGTGAGGAGCCGGTGCCCGCCCCGGTCGACGACGCGGTGGCCGAGGCCGCCAACCGGATGCGCGCCATCCTCGACGAACACGGACCCGACGCGGTGGCCCTGTATGTCTCGGGTCAGATGTCCATCGAGGCTCAGTACCTGGCGACCAAACTGGCCAAGGGCTACCTGCGCACCATCCACATCGAGTCGAACTCCCGGTTGTGCATGGCCAGCGCAGGCACGGGTTTCAAGCAGTCGCTGGGATCGGACGGGCCGCCGGGGTCCTACACCGACTTCGACACCACCAACTTGTTCTTCGTCATCGGCTCCAACATGGCCGATTGCCATCCGATCCTGTTCCTGCGGATGGCCGACCGGCTCAAGGCGGGTGCCAAGCTGATCGTGGTGGATCCGCGTCGCACCACCACCGCCGAGCGGGCCGATCTGTACCTGGCGATCAAGCCGGGCACCGATCTGGCGCTGTTGAACGGCATCTTGGCGCTGCTGGTCGAAAATGGCGCGATCGACCAAGGTTTCATCGACCAGCACACCCAGGGCTGGGACAGCATGCCGGAGTTGTTGGCCGACTACGCTCCGGCCCGCGTGGCCGAGCTCACCGGCCTGGCCGAGGCTGACATCCGCCGCGCGGCTGCCATGATCGCCGAGGCCGGGGATTGGGTGTCGTGCTGGACCATGGGGCTCAACCAGAGCACCCACGGCACCTGGAACACCAACGCCATCTGCAATCTGCACCTGGCCACCGGGGCCATCTGCCGTCCCGGCAGTGGTCCGATGTCCTTGACCGGTCAGCCCAACGCCATGGGCGGCCGCGAAATGGGCTACATGGGGCCCGGTCTGCCCGGGCAGCGCGCCGTGCTCAACGCCGATGACCGGGAGTTCGTCGAACAGCAGTGGGAGCTGGCGCCGGGTACCATCCGCACGGACGTCGGCCCGGGCACCATCGCGATGTTCGAGCAGATGGCTGCGGGCGACATCAAGGCCTGCTGGGTGATCTGCACCAATCCCGTTGCCACCGTGGCCAACCGGTCGACGGTGATCGACGGGCTCGAGGCCGCGGAATTGGTGATCACCCAGGACGCCTACCTCGACACCGCCACCAACCGCTACGCCGACGTGGTGCTGCCCGCCACACTCTGGTCGGAATCCGATGCGGTGATCGTGAATTCGGATCGCAACCTCACGCTTCTGCAACAGGCCTGCGAGCCGTACGGTGCGGCCCGCCCGGACTGGCAGCTGATCTGCGACGTCGCCACGGCACTGGGCTTCGGAGCCGCATTCGACTTCAAGTCCAGCGAAGAGGTGTTCAACGAGATCCGGCGGTTCTGGAACCCCAAGACCGGGTATGACCTGCGCGGCGCGTCGTATGCCCGGCTGCGAGAGACTCCTCTGCAGTGGCCACTGGCTCCAGAAGGCCCTGACCGCAATCCCATTCGTTACCTCAACGACGGCGTGAGCCAACACCTGTACGTCGACGATGCCGGCGTCACTCCGAGATTGGCGTTCGCCACCCCGTCCCGGCGAGCGCTGTTCCACCCGCGCCCTCATATGGATCCCGCCGAGATGCCGGACGCCGAGTACCCGTTGGTGCTCAACACAGGACGTTTGCAGCACCAGTGGCACACCATGACCAAGACCGGCAGAGTGGCCAAACTCAACAAGCTCAATCCCGGTCCGTTCGTCGAGATCAATCCTGCCGACGCGACCGGGGTGACCGACGGTCAGCCGATCGAACTGTCCTCGCGCCGCGGCCGGGTAGTACTGCCCGCTGTGGTGACCGACCGGGTGCGCCCGGGCAACGTCTGGGTGCCGTTCCACTGGAACGACGTTCACGGCGAGGATCTGACCGTCAACGCGCTGACCAACGACGCCGTGGATGCCGACTCACTGCAGCCTGAGTTCAAGGTGTGTGCGGTGTCGATGGCTCCGGTGGCGCAACCGGCACATCCGATGGCTCCGGAATTCACCGAGGACGAGAACCTCTACGTCACCGCCTTCTTCGCCGGGATCCCCGGCGGCGCGCCCGGAGTCCCGGTGCTGCCGGTCGACGCACCGGTCCGCAGGGAAGTCCGGCTCTGGGTGGACGGCCTGCTCGCCGGTGCGCACTCCCGGCTCACCGAGACGAGCGCCGACATGGCCACCGGACCGTTGGTGTTGTGGGCGTCGCAGACCGGCAACGCCGAGGAGTTCGCCGCACGGGTGGCCCAGCAGGCGGGTGCGCAGCTGCAGAACATGAACAACTGCACACTTGACGACCTGACCTCCGGCCGCGAGATCATCATCGTCACGTCGACATTCGGTGACGGTGGGCCACCCGACAACGGCGCCGACTTCTGGGACAGGCTGGACTCGCCACAGGCGCCGAAGCTGGACGGCGTGCGCTACGCGGTGCTCGGCATCGGTGACCGGGCCTACGACAGTTTCTGCGGTCACGCGAAGTCACTCGACGCCCGGCTCGCCGACCTCGGAGCCGTCAAGATCCTGGACCGCGCCGAGGTCGAGGCCTACGACGAAGAGCCGATGACCACCTGGGCCGACACCGTGACAGCCCTGGTCTCCGACAAGCCCGCCTCGACTCCGACACCCAGACCCGCTCAGCCGTTTACCCGCAACCGGCCCGTCCTCGCGCCGCTGGTGCGCAACAACCGGCTCACTCCCGAGGGTTCGGTCAAAGAGGTCCGCCAGTTCGGCTTCGACCTCTCTGGACACGGGGTCAGTTATGCCGCCGGTGACTCCCTGGGGGTGGTGCCCCGCAACAGTGACATCGCCGTGCGGACCTGGCTCACCGCAACGGGTCTCGACGCGCGGACCACTGTCACCGTCGACGGTGTGGAGACCTCTCTGGGCGATGCGCTGACCACCAGCTACGACATCTGTCGTGTCACCCCGGGACTGCTGGACTTCGTCGGTGCCCCACGCAAGCTGGATTCCTGGCTGGACAACCGCAACGGGCTCGATGTGGTGCGGGAGTTCCGGGTCAGTGCCGCGCCCGAGCAGTGGCAGGAGGCACTGGTGCGGTTGACCCCGCGGCAGTATTCCATCTCGTCGTCACCCTTGGTCAGCCCCCACGAGGTGCAGTTGACCGTATCGGTGCTCCGCTACCAGGACGGTCTGCGTGGGGGAGTGGCCTCGACGTTCCTCGCCGATCTGTGCGGCGGCACCCCGGTGCCGGTGTTCCTGCAGCAGTCGCCGCACTTCCGCCCGCCCGCCGACTCGACCACTCCGATGATCATGGTGGGCCCGGGTACCGGCATCGCGCCGTTCCGGGCCTTCCTGCAGGAACGTCGTGCTCTCGGCCACACCGGCGGAAACTGGTTGTTCTTCGGTGACCAGCACCGGGCCCAGAACTTCTACTACCGCGACGATCTCGAGGACATGGTGGCCGACGGGCTGCTCAACCATCTGGATCTGGCGTTTTCCCGGGACCAGGCCAAGCGGATCTACGTGCAGCACAAGATGTTCGACCAGGGGGCGCAGGTCTGGCGGTGGCTGGAGGACGGCGCGCACTTCTACGTGTGCGGTGACGCGTCCCGGATGGCCAAGGACGTCGACGACACCCTGATCCAGATCATCAAGGCTCACGGCAGAATGTCCGATGACAACGCCCGGGAGTACAAGCGGCAACTGGTGGCGGACAAGCGCTACGTGCGCGACGTGTACTAG
- a CDS encoding HD domain-containing protein: MSQPEILRTSPLVDEILDVHRDRARGDDAGWAAYRAHAYRVFNFARALAPDTVHRDDKLAIAAAFHDLAAFDTLDYLVPSIEAQDAWLTATGRQGWSEELAQMVAQHHRLTTYGSGLPYAPLVEAVRRADLIDVSQGVVKFGLPKSYVAEVRETFDAGVFFKRVIPLGALRAVRTRQQPGFLRPGNALRRSGHQA, encoded by the coding sequence GTGTCTCAGCCTGAGATCCTCAGAACCTCGCCGTTGGTCGATGAGATCCTCGACGTTCACCGGGACCGGGCACGCGGCGATGATGCCGGATGGGCCGCCTACCGAGCACATGCCTACCGGGTGTTCAACTTCGCCCGCGCGCTGGCCCCCGATACCGTTCACCGCGACGACAAGCTCGCGATCGCGGCCGCGTTCCACGATCTAGCCGCCTTCGACACCCTCGACTACCTGGTGCCGTCCATCGAAGCACAGGACGCCTGGTTGACCGCGACAGGGCGCCAGGGCTGGTCCGAAGAGTTGGCGCAGATGGTGGCCCAGCATCATCGGCTGACCACCTACGGATCCGGACTGCCCTATGCGCCCCTGGTGGAAGCCGTCCGGCGCGCGGACCTCATCGACGTCAGCCAGGGTGTCGTCAAATTCGGACTGCCGAAATCCTACGTCGCCGAGGTACGCGAAACCTTCGACGCCGGTGTCTTTTTCAAGCGTGTGATCCCGCTGGGAGCACTGCGGGCGGTCCGCACCCGCCAGCAGCCGGGGTTCCTGCGTCCCGGCAACGCATTACGCCGCTCAGGGCATCAGGCCTAG
- a CDS encoding TetR/AcrR family transcriptional regulator, producing the protein MARWEPDAQGRLERAALDLYSERGYDQTTVADIAERAGVTERTFFRHFADKREVLFRGDELAQSIASALQGVPDSVPPLDAVATALASTATFFDERKPHSLKRQSVIKANSALQERELIKLASMAAIMGDALRSRGVAEPAASLTAQAGIGVFKVAFERWLADRSDRSFAVHIRESLAELRAVMS; encoded by the coding sequence ATGGCGCGTTGGGAACCGGATGCACAGGGCCGGCTGGAACGCGCGGCGCTGGATTTGTACTCCGAGCGCGGGTACGACCAGACCACGGTCGCCGATATCGCCGAACGCGCCGGAGTCACCGAACGCACCTTCTTCCGGCACTTCGCCGACAAACGGGAGGTGCTGTTCCGCGGTGACGAACTGGCGCAATCCATCGCCTCGGCCTTGCAGGGGGTTCCCGACTCCGTGCCGCCGCTGGATGCCGTGGCCACTGCGCTGGCGAGTACGGCCACGTTCTTCGACGAACGCAAACCGCACTCGCTGAAACGTCAATCGGTGATCAAAGCCAATTCGGCTCTGCAGGAACGGGAATTGATCAAGCTCGCCTCGATGGCCGCCATCATGGGTGACGCCCTGCGCAGCCGGGGCGTGGCCGAACCGGCCGCCAGCCTGACCGCACAGGCGGGAATCGGAGTGTTCAAAGTCGCCTTCGAACGCTGGCTCGCCGACCGGAGCGATCGTAGTTTCGCGGTGCACATCCGCGAGTCGCTGGCCGAGCTCAGGGCCGTGATGAGCTGA
- a CDS encoding excinuclease ABC subunit UvrA: MSDEPDHYVRVYASRVHNLRSVDVAAPRDAFVVFTGVSGSGKSSLAFGTIYAEAQRRYFESVAPYARRLLLPNDAPKVDDITGLPPAVALQQRRGATSSRSTVGTVTTLSNLLRMLLSRAGTYPPDATERLDSDAFSPNTTVGACPECHGLGRIHRVTEQTLVPDPSLTIREGAVAAWPGAWQGQNLRDILITLGYDIDKPWRKLPKRQRDWILFTDEQPTVEIDPSQHPVTADYYYNGTFSSAERHVRHTLANSQSAMMRRRVLQYVDSVDCPVCHGSGLRPEALAVTFAGLNIAELVSLPLTALADVLQPAATRTEFAAAYESTESGELTEVATMIAADLVARIAVLVDLGLGYLSLHRRTPTVSPGELQRLRLATQLRAGLFGVLYVLDEPSAGLHPADAEPLLEVLDRLRRAGNSLFVVEHDMDVVRRADWVVDVGPGAGELGGEVLYSGPVTGLSDVEPSVTRRYLFDREPLQRNTTRTPSGVLRLRGITFHNLRDVDVDIPLGTFVAVTGVSGSGKSTLVCKVLGDVMARRLGKTEVAEVEADVELLDIDSDAAVGVTAEGAEIIDRLVTVDQRPIGRTPRSNLATYTGMFDAVRKAFADTDEARRRGWSAGRFSFNVAEGRCETCQGEGFVAVELLFLPGTYATCPTCRGARYSSETLEVTYRGRTIADVLAMTVDEALPFLADLPSAARSLGTLRDVGLGYLRLGQPATELSGGEAQRIKLATELQRARRGHTLYVLDEPTTGLHPSDVELLERQLHHLVDAGNTVVVAEHDMTVVAGVDHVIDLGPGGGDDGGNIVVAGTPRQVSTHKRSRTAPYLAAQFSSSRP; this comes from the coding sequence ATGAGCGACGAACCCGACCATTATGTCCGTGTGTACGCCTCTCGCGTCCACAACCTGCGCTCGGTCGACGTCGCCGCGCCGCGTGACGCGTTCGTGGTGTTCACCGGCGTTTCCGGATCGGGGAAGTCGTCGCTGGCGTTCGGGACCATCTACGCCGAGGCGCAACGCCGCTATTTCGAGTCGGTGGCGCCCTACGCTCGCCGGTTGCTGCTGCCCAACGACGCGCCCAAGGTCGACGACATCACCGGCTTGCCGCCTGCGGTGGCGCTACAGCAGCGCCGCGGAGCCACCAGTTCCCGGTCCACCGTCGGCACCGTCACCACATTGTCGAACCTGCTGCGGATGCTGTTGTCGCGTGCCGGCACCTACCCACCGGATGCGACGGAACGGTTGGACTCCGATGCGTTCTCACCCAACACCACGGTGGGCGCCTGCCCCGAGTGCCACGGCCTGGGCCGAATCCACCGGGTGACCGAACAGACCCTGGTACCGGACCCGTCGCTCACCATCCGCGAGGGTGCGGTGGCCGCCTGGCCGGGCGCGTGGCAGGGGCAGAACCTGCGTGACATCCTCATCACCCTCGGCTACGACATCGACAAGCCGTGGCGCAAACTACCCAAGCGGCAACGTGATTGGATTCTGTTCACCGACGAACAGCCCACCGTCGAGATCGATCCCAGCCAGCATCCTGTCACTGCCGACTACTACTACAACGGCACGTTCAGCAGCGCCGAGCGCCATGTCCGGCACACCTTGGCCAACTCACAGAGCGCGATGATGCGTCGACGAGTCCTGCAGTACGTCGACAGCGTCGACTGCCCTGTGTGCCACGGTTCCGGATTGCGACCGGAAGCCCTGGCGGTGACCTTCGCGGGCCTCAACATCGCCGAACTGGTCTCGCTGCCCCTGACCGCCCTGGCTGACGTGCTGCAACCGGCCGCCACCAGAACGGAATTCGCCGCCGCATACGAGTCCACCGAGTCTGGTGAGCTCACCGAGGTCGCCACCATGATCGCCGCCGATCTGGTGGCCCGCATCGCCGTGCTGGTCGACCTCGGGCTCGGCTACCTGAGTCTGCACCGGCGCACGCCCACGGTGTCGCCGGGCGAGCTGCAGCGCTTGCGCCTGGCCACCCAGCTGCGGGCCGGGCTGTTCGGGGTGCTCTACGTGCTCGATGAGCCGTCGGCGGGGCTGCATCCCGCTGACGCCGAACCGCTGCTCGAGGTGTTGGACCGGCTGCGGCGGGCGGGCAATTCGCTGTTCGTGGTCGAACACGACATGGATGTGGTGCGCCGGGCCGACTGGGTGGTAGATGTCGGTCCCGGTGCAGGCGAACTGGGCGGCGAGGTGCTCTACAGCGGTCCGGTGACCGGGCTGTCCGATGTCGAGCCGTCGGTCACCCGCAGATACCTGTTCGACCGGGAACCCCTGCAGCGCAACACAACCAGAACACCGTCCGGTGTCCTGCGGCTGCGCGGCATCACGTTCCACAATCTGCGCGATGTCGACGTCGACATCCCGCTGGGCACGTTCGTCGCCGTCACCGGGGTTTCCGGGTCGGGTAAGTCGACGCTGGTGTGCAAGGTGCTCGGCGACGTGATGGCGCGCCGACTGGGGAAGACGGAGGTAGCCGAGGTCGAGGCCGACGTCGAACTCCTCGACATCGACTCCGATGCCGCCGTCGGTGTCACGGCCGAGGGCGCCGAGATCATCGACCGGTTGGTGACCGTGGACCAGAGACCGATCGGGCGGACCCCGCGGTCGAATCTGGCCACCTACACCGGAATGTTCGACGCCGTGCGCAAGGCGTTCGCGGACACCGACGAGGCCCGGCGGCGCGGCTGGAGCGCGGGCCGCTTCTCGTTCAACGTCGCCGAGGGGCGCTGTGAGACGTGCCAGGGTGAAGGTTTTGTGGCGGTGGAGCTGCTGTTTCTGCCCGGCACCTACGCCACCTGCCCCACATGTCGGGGTGCCCGCTACTCCAGCGAGACATTGGAGGTCACCTACCGGGGCCGCACCATCGCCGACGTGCTGGCCATGACGGTTGACGAGGCACTTCCGTTCCTTGCTGATCTGCCCAGTGCGGCACGGAGTCTGGGCACACTGCGCGACGTCGGCCTGGGTTATCTGCGCCTCGGGCAGCCGGCCACCGAGTTGTCCGGCGGCGAGGCGCAGCGCATCAAACTCGCCACGGAACTGCAGCGCGCCCGCCGCGGCCACACGCTCTACGTCCTCGACGAGCCCACCACCGGACTGCACCCCTCCGACGTCGAACTGCTGGAACGCCAGCTACACCACCTGGTCGACGCCGGTAACACCGTGGTGGTCGCCGAGCATGACATGACCGTCGTGGCGGGCGTCGACCACGTCATCGACCTCGGCCCCGGCGGCGGTGACGACGGCGGGAACATCGTCGTCGCAGGCACCCCGCGGCAGGTGTCGACTCACAAACGCAGCCGCACTGCGCCCTATCTCGCGGCCCAGTTCAGCTCATCACGGCCCTGA
- a CDS encoding SDR family oxidoreductase: MRVFVTGASGHIGSLVVRELLDNGHQVSGLARSEASAEALTTAGAGVVRGTLDDLDLLAGAAADADGVIHLAYKHDFSDYAASAVSDLNAVEAMGAALAGSGKPLINTSGTAMLAVGSSGELGTEESTVDPSGARVASENATLALAGKGVRAAVVRLAPTVHGPTDFHGFIPTIIANARTTGQALYIGDGTNRWPAVDNRDAARLYRLAVESAPAGSVLHGAAEEGIAFRDIAAAIGDQLGVPAVSVTPEEANEQLGFIGWVASLDNPTSSAITQKLLGWTPQYPGLLEDLKAGSYFEPRG, translated from the coding sequence ATGCGCGTTTTTGTCACCGGAGCCTCAGGACACATCGGCTCCCTGGTGGTTCGGGAGCTGCTCGACAACGGTCATCAGGTCAGCGGGCTGGCCCGCTCCGAGGCCTCGGCCGAGGCGTTGACCACCGCCGGCGCCGGGGTGGTCCGCGGCACCCTCGACGACCTCGACCTCCTCGCCGGTGCGGCCGCCGACGCCGACGGGGTGATCCACCTGGCCTACAAGCACGATTTCTCCGACTACGCCGCCTCGGCCGTCAGTGATCTCAACGCCGTCGAAGCCATGGGTGCCGCGTTGGCGGGTTCAGGGAAACCCCTGATCAACACCTCGGGCACAGCGATGTTGGCGGTGGGTTCGAGCGGTGAACTGGGTACCGAGGAGTCCACCGTGGACCCGTCCGGCGCGCGTGTGGCGTCGGAGAACGCCACCCTGGCTCTGGCGGGCAAGGGTGTCCGCGCGGCCGTCGTGAGGTTGGCGCCGACGGTGCACGGGCCCACTGACTTTCACGGTTTCATCCCGACGATCATCGCCAACGCCCGCACCACCGGGCAGGCCCTCTACATCGGCGACGGCACCAACCGCTGGCCCGCCGTCGACAACCGCGATGCCGCCCGCCTGTACCGGTTGGCTGTCGAATCGGCTCCGGCCGGGTCCGTACTGCACGGGGCCGCCGAAGAGGGCATCGCCTTCCGCGACATCGCCGCCGCGATCGGTGATCAGCTCGGTGTGCCCGCGGTCAGCGTCACCCCGGAAGAGGCGAACGAACAGCTCGGCTTCATCGGATGGGTGGCCTCACTGGACAACCCGACGTCCAGCGCCATCACACAGAAGCTGCTCGGATGGACGCCGCAGTACCCGGGCCTGCTGGAGGACCTGAAGGCGGGCAGCTACTTTGAGCCAAGAGGCTAG
- a CDS encoding HNH endonuclease signature motif containing protein, producing the protein MFEDVLDPATCGDLTPREMVDAIAACHRAEATMVARKLAFTHKLLAHHKDNAADEEKTWAHDEWAHVRDQIGPAMRLSPWRASGQMRLAEGLARNPQTAALLHAGRINVRVAETIIYRTELINPSAQAAVDAQIAAEAGSYTLLSEKELGSALDAIIEVHDPDAVRRYREAAKNCEVGFGKRDDATGTSSMYGRISAADAELGARVLTALVKTVCANDPRSKGELRAAAQGAVYRGQNRLVCHCNAPDCVAATLPSAVPSTVIHVLAEHEALEEILAQIDALRQPQSSGSTAAPPTVDLDSVIEAADAAEAARPAAPPEPPPPGEEPKPAPEPPVDGAPDWSHWFTTDTGDGDGDGDEPPWATGSSPQPPPGPGDPDTDGGGATAVPTDEADESNSASPQAPAAPTAPQTPAAFVPPRRPRPAVTLGGAIIPLDLLAEMIRDGATITALPIPTAPPASGYRFTGSTREFVQCRDMGCRFPGCNNKAEYADIDHTQPYDEEGATHPSNGKVLCRTHHLTKTFREGPDGWRDRQLPCGEVHWTAPTGHTYITAPTSKLLFPDWDPTTAALPPPTRPRRRRNTPGPAMPIRKSTREQEREYRINAEREYNAMQRALGKPPGKPPI; encoded by the coding sequence ATGTTTGAAGACGTGCTCGATCCGGCGACCTGCGGGGACCTCACCCCGCGGGAGATGGTCGATGCCATTGCCGCGTGCCACCGCGCAGAGGCCACCATGGTCGCCCGCAAATTGGCCTTCACCCACAAACTCCTGGCTCATCACAAGGACAACGCCGCCGACGAGGAGAAAACCTGGGCCCACGACGAATGGGCTCACGTCCGCGACCAGATCGGGCCTGCGATGCGGCTGAGTCCGTGGCGTGCGTCCGGGCAGATGCGGTTGGCCGAAGGACTGGCGCGCAACCCGCAGACCGCCGCTCTGCTGCACGCCGGAAGGATCAATGTCCGGGTCGCCGAGACCATCATCTACCGCACCGAATTGATCAACCCCTCAGCCCAAGCCGCCGTCGATGCTCAGATCGCCGCCGAGGCCGGCAGTTACACTCTGCTCTCCGAAAAGGAGCTCGGATCGGCGCTCGATGCGATCATCGAAGTACACGATCCCGACGCCGTGCGCCGGTACCGCGAAGCCGCCAAGAACTGTGAAGTCGGATTCGGTAAACGTGATGACGCCACGGGCACCTCGTCGATGTACGGACGGATCTCGGCCGCCGACGCCGAACTGGGAGCCCGCGTGCTCACTGCGCTGGTCAAGACCGTGTGTGCCAATGATCCCCGCAGTAAGGGCGAACTACGGGCTGCCGCCCAGGGTGCGGTCTACCGAGGCCAGAACCGGCTGGTCTGCCACTGCAATGCCCCCGACTGTGTGGCGGCCACCCTGCCTTCAGCAGTGCCGTCCACGGTGATCCACGTTCTGGCCGAACACGAAGCGCTCGAAGAGATCCTGGCGCAGATCGACGCCCTCCGACAGCCACAGTCCAGCGGTTCGACTGCCGCGCCGCCCACGGTGGATCTCGACTCGGTGATCGAGGCCGCCGACGCCGCTGAAGCCGCCCGCCCCGCCGCGCCACCCGAGCCGCCACCACCCGGGGAAGAACCCAAGCCCGCACCGGAGCCCCCTGTGGATGGTGCACCCGACTGGTCGCACTGGTTCACCACCGACACCGGTGACGGTGACGGTGACGGTGACGAGCCACCCTGGGCTACCGGCAGTTCACCGCAACCGCCTCCCGGACCGGGCGACCCGGACACCGACGGTGGAGGTGCGACGGCCGTCCCCACCGATGAGGCGGATGAGTCGAATTCGGCTTCACCGCAGGCTCCCGCGGCCCCGACTGCACCGCAGACACCCGCAGCCTTCGTCCCACCGCGGCGCCCCCGCCCGGCGGTCACCTTGGGCGGCGCGATCATTCCACTCGACCTACTCGCTGAGATGATCCGCGACGGCGCCACCATCACCGCCCTGCCCATCCCCACTGCTCCACCAGCGTCCGGCTACCGATTCACCGGCTCTACCCGCGAATTCGTCCAGTGCCGCGATATGGGCTGTCGATTCCCCGGGTGCAACAACAAAGCCGAGTACGCCGACATCGACCACACCCAGCCCTACGACGAGGAGGGTGCCACCCACCCCTCCAATGGCAAGGTTCTCTGTCGAACTCACCATCTCACCAAGACATTTCGCGAGGGCCCCGACGGGTGGCGCGACCGACAACTACCCTGCGGCGAGGTTCACTGGACCGCGCCCACCGGCCACACCTACATCACCGCACCTACCAGCAAACTCCTGTTCCCGGACTGGGACCCGACCACCGCGGCCCTGCCACCCCCAACGCGGCCCAGAAGACGCAGGAACACCCCGGGTCCCGCCATGCCCATTCGCAAGAGCACCCGCGAACAAGAGCGCGAGTATCGAATCAATGCCGAACGCGAATACAACGCGATGCAACGCGCCCTCGGGAAACCCCCGGGTAAACCTCCGATCTAG